In Helicobacter ibis, a genomic segment contains:
- a CDS encoding phosphoribosyltransferase — translation MQYYSYDEFRDDIKRLLENIDFQPEAIVAISRGGLTIAHFLGIALDIRKVYTINVTSYTNKTKQSLEVSHIPEISGIDKILLVDEIVDSGLSMQKVFKILKEINSDSVIKTASIFYKETSCFKPDYYIREAKSWIEFFWEVDISKEAKV, via the coding sequence ATGCAATATTATAGTTATGATGAGTTTAGAGATGATATTAAAAGGCTACTAGAAAATATAGACTTTCAACCTGAAGCAATTGTTGCTATATCTCGTGGCGGGCTTACTATAGCACATTTTCTAGGAATCGCACTTGATATAAGGAAAGTATATACGATAAATGTTACCTCTTATACAAATAAAACAAAGCAAAGTTTAGAAGTATCGCATATACCAGAGATAAGCGGGATAGATAAGATATTGCTAGTTGATGAAATAGTTGATAGTGGTCTTAGTATGCAAAAGGTATTTAAGATACTAAAAGAAATTAATTCAGATTCAGTAATTAAGACAGCTAGCATATTCTATAAAGAAACTTCGTGCTTTAAGCCTGACTATTATATAAGAGAGGCTAAGTCTTGGATTGAATTTTTTTGGGAAGTGGATATTTCAAAAGAGGCTAAAGTTTAG
- a CDS encoding transglycosylase domain-containing protein, whose protein sequence is MSNFFRIFVTFCIIAGITIIFFVSQLYSEVRDDTDKIVHYKPPIATQIFDKKNRLVANLFEEEFRFYASFEEIPPRLIEALLAIEDTLFFEHPGVNLDAIVRAMIKNIKNARYAEGGSTITQQLIKNVALTRDKTIERKIKEMLLALQIETILSKEEILERYLNHTYFGHGFYGIKTASIGYFRKDMDELSLKEMAMLVSLPRAPSFYDPTKNYDFSLGRANNVLQRMYELGWIDKDEYDLSMAEKPIVYNDTLTKNVAPYVVDEVQRQLSGISDLKKGGYKIYLNIDLDYQALAEEALYFGYEQILARHKKDETLQDKLNGAFVVLESGTGNILALVGGVDYKKSNFNRATQSKRQIGSSVKPYLYLTAVNSGLGQNYEIPDIARTYEYRVNGERKKWQPKNYTSSLKGFVTLRESLTKSLNLATINLVEEVGFDRMYSGILNYGFSNVPKDLTISLGSFVASPLEMARNFMVFSNYGVVIDPQLMNKIEDINGNVAYFKPDTHELTESKQSYLIVDILQNVINNGSGRRAKVEGLEVAGKTGTTNDNVDAWFCGFSPSIEAIVWYGKDDNTPMGYSETGGVAPAPAFSYFFTKLLELEPGLPRKFKKPEGVGDKVINGERFLYTDRSPLKYKERETSSEILF, encoded by the coding sequence ATGAGTAATTTTTTTAGAATTTTTGTTACATTTTGTATTATTGCTGGAATTACTATTATTTTTTTTGTTAGTCAGCTTTATTCTGAAGTTCGAGATGATACAGATAAAATAGTACATTACAAGCCACCAATTGCAACGCAAATATTTGATAAAAAAAATAGATTGGTTGCAAATTTGTTTGAAGAAGAATTTAGATTCTATGCTTCATTTGAAGAGATTCCACCAAGGTTAATAGAGGCTTTATTGGCTATTGAAGATACTTTGTTTTTTGAGCATCCGGGAGTTAATTTAGATGCGATAGTTAGGGCCATGATAAAGAATATAAAAAACGCTAGATATGCTGAAGGTGGTAGCACAATAACGCAACAATTAATTAAAAATGTAGCATTAACTAGAGATAAAACAATAGAAAGAAAAATAAAAGAAATGTTGCTTGCATTACAAATAGAAACCATATTAAGTAAAGAAGAGATATTAGAAAGATATTTAAACCACACATATTTTGGGCATGGATTTTATGGAATCAAGACAGCTTCTATTGGGTATTTTAGAAAAGATATGGACGAGCTTAGTTTAAAAGAGATGGCAATGCTAGTTTCTTTGCCTAGAGCACCTAGCTTTTATGATCCTACTAAAAATTATGATTTCTCATTAGGTAGGGCAAATAATGTATTGCAAAGAATGTATGAGCTAGGCTGGATTGATAAAGATGAGTATGATTTATCAATGGCAGAAAAACCAATTGTATATAATGATACTCTAACTAAAAATGTAGCACCATATGTTGTAGATGAGGTGCAAAGACAGCTAAGTGGGATATCTGATTTAAAAAAAGGTGGATATAAGATATATTTAAATATTGATTTAGATTACCAAGCATTAGCAGAAGAAGCACTATACTTTGGGTATGAGCAGATTCTAGCAAGACATAAAAAAGATGAAACTCTGCAAGATAAGTTAAATGGTGCATTTGTTGTATTAGAGAGTGGGACTGGGAATATTTTGGCACTAGTTGGTGGTGTGGATTATAAAAAAAGCAATTTCAATAGAGCCACACAAAGTAAGCGACAAATAGGAAGTAGTGTTAAACCATATTTATATCTTACAGCGGTTAATTCTGGGTTGGGACAAAATTATGAGATTCCAGATATTGCTAGAACATATGAATACAGAGTTAATGGTGAGAGAAAGAAATGGCAACCAAAAAACTATACTAGTTCGCTTAAGGGATTCGTAACTCTTAGGGAATCTTTAACTAAGTCTTTAAACTTGGCAACTATCAACCTAGTAGAAGAAGTCGGTTTTGATAGAATGTATAGCGGAATTTTGAATTATGGCTTTAGCAATGTGCCAAAGGATTTAACTATTTCTCTTGGTAGCTTTGTTGCCTCTCCACTTGAGATGGCTAGGAATTTTATGGTGTTTTCAAATTATGGTGTTGTAATTGATCCCCAATTAATGAACAAAATAGAAGACATTAATGGCAATGTCGCTTATTTTAAACCCGATACACATGAGCTTACAGAATCTAAGCAGAGTTATTTGATAGTTGATATTTTACAAAATGTAATAAACAATGGAAGTGGTAGGAGAGCTAAAGTAGAGGGCTTGGAAGTAGCTGGTAAAACAGGGACTACAAATGATAATGTCGATGCGTGGTTTTGTGGTTTCTCACCAAGCATTGAGGCTATAGTATGGTATGGTAAAGATGACAATACTCCTATGGGTTATAGTGAGACAGGTGGTGTAGCACC
- a CDS encoding DUF2325 domain-containing protein, whose product MSVLVIGGDEIVPIKAVLKNFGCSSIMHWNGRRESVNHKDLPQNIECLVMLTNFLNHNTMRKFRNEAKKKDIPVICTKRSVSCLYCEFMKVFGKECPCK is encoded by the coding sequence ATGTCAGTTCTAGTGATCGGTGGAGATGAGATTGTTCCAATTAAAGCAGTATTGAAAAATTTTGGTTGTAGTAGCATTATGCATTGGAATGGTAGAAGAGAGAGTGTGAATCATAAGGATTTGCCACAAAACATAGAATGTTTAGTTATGCTAACTAATTTTTTAAATCACAATACAATGAGAAAATTTAGAAATGAAGCAAAGAAAAAAGATATACCAGTTATCTGCACAAAAAGAAGTGTAAGTTGCCTTTATTGTGAGTTTATGAAGGTTTTTGGTAAGGAATGTCCTTGTAAATAA
- a CDS encoding PAS domain-containing protein, whose protein sequence is MRISNEIFLEDDTLITSKTDLKGHITYCNKDFMRYSKYNEKELLRKPHNIIRHPNMPKIAFKALWDTVVAKKEFFAFVCNLNKQKETYWVFANITASFDSNGNIIGYYSVRRRPSKAGVETLSQIYAKLVELEKNGGMSASEKYLVDFLTNNNLQWDKLMIDLQNQGKEGGYR, encoded by the coding sequence ATGAGGATAAGCAATGAAATTTTTTTAGAAGATGACACTCTAATTACTTCTAAAACAGATTTAAAAGGACATATCACATATTGCAATAAGGACTTTATGAGATATAGCAAATATAACGAAAAAGAACTACTAAGAAAGCCACATAACATAATAAGACACCCAAATATGCCAAAAATTGCGTTTAAGGCATTATGGGACACAGTTGTAGCAAAGAAGGAATTTTTTGCTTTTGTTTGTAATTTAAACAAACAAAAAGAAACATATTGGGTATTTGCAAATATAACAGCATCATTTGATAGTAATGGCAATATAATAGGCTACTACTCTGTAAGGAGGAGACCCAGCAAAGCTGGAGTTGAAACATTATCACAAATATATGCAAAGCTAGTAGAACTAGAAAAAAATGGGGGAATGTCGGCTTCTGAAAAATATCTAGTTGATTTTCTTACAAACAACAATCTCCAGTGGGACAAACTAATGATAGATCTACAAAATCAAGGCAAAGAAGGTGGCTATAGATGA
- the fur gene encoding ferric iron uptake transcriptional regulator — protein sequence MKKYKESINTILDRLQLSVKKNNLKNSKQREIILKVIYENGGHLSPEEIFTLARKVCKSSSISSVYRILSFLEKEGFVNSIEVDKSGKKYEIASGLHHDHIICVECGRIEEFCNEEIEKLQIEVTNDHEAKLVGHDMLLYVVCKSCLKNQK from the coding sequence ATGAAAAAATACAAAGAATCAATAAATACAATTTTGGATAGATTGCAACTATCAGTTAAAAAAAACAATCTAAAAAATTCCAAACAAAGAGAAATAATACTAAAGGTAATTTATGAAAATGGTGGTCATCTAAGCCCAGAAGAAATATTTACCCTAGCACGAAAAGTATGCAAAAGTAGTAGCATATCATCTGTGTATAGAATCCTATCTTTCCTTGAAAAAGAAGGTTTTGTAAATTCAATAGAAGTAGATAAAAGTGGCAAAAAATATGAAATAGCAAGTGGATTGCACCATGACCATATAATATGCGTAGAGTGTGGCAGGATAGAAGAGTTCTGCAATGAAGAAATAGAAAAGCTACAAATAGAAGTTACAAACGACCATGAAGCAAAATTAGTAGGACATGATATGCTACTTTATGTAGTGTGCAAATCATGTCTAAAGAATCAAAAGTAG
- a CDS encoding response regulator transcription factor, which yields MLVDLLEPLKNVSVLIVEDDVVALDLLKLPLERKCKKVFIANRGELGLKVFKKEAIDVVITDVNLEGNIDGISMVKAMRSIDPKIPVIFMTAYSDEQKISEMIKLNACSLIKKEVDLEELYVLLLGLYKQLHKDEVVDLGNGCLYKRLENSISKGYAVYELTDRERQILELLIGANGYPVTYDEFHKEVWKDSPMTMDSLRMHINSLRRKTYYDLIKNHSRLGYKLIKEN from the coding sequence ATGTTGGTTGATTTATTAGAGCCACTAAAAAATGTCAGTGTTTTAATCGTGGAAGATGATGTGGTGGCACTTGATTTATTAAAACTTCCTTTGGAAAGAAAATGCAAAAAAGTATTTATAGCCAATAGGGGTGAGCTTGGATTGAAGGTTTTTAAAAAAGAGGCTATTGATGTTGTAATTACTGATGTTAATTTGGAGGGCAATATCGATGGCATATCTATGGTTAAGGCCATGAGAAGCATAGACCCAAAAATCCCTGTTATTTTTATGACTGCATATAGCGATGAACAAAAAATATCAGAAATGATAAAGTTAAATGCTTGTTCTTTAATTAAAAAAGAGGTTGATTTAGAGGAACTTTATGTATTACTTTTAGGGCTTTATAAGCAATTACATAAAGATGAAGTGGTTGATTTGGGTAATGGCTGTTTGTATAAAAGGCTTGAAAATTCTATCTCAAAAGGTTATGCAGTATATGAGCTAACCGATAGAGAGCGTCAAATACTAGAGTTATTGATTGGTGCTAATGGATATCCTGTAACTTATGATGAGTTTCATAAAGAAGTTTGGAAAGATTCTCCTATGACTATGGATTCTTTAAGAATGCATATAAATAGCTTAAGGAGAAAGACTTATTATGATTTAATTAAAAATCACTCAAGGCTTGGCTACAAATTAATTAAGGAAAATTAA
- the mqnE gene encoding aminofutalosine synthase MqnE: MINFEEALKLYDLDIYTLGNMANEIREKYFDKKVFFNSNRHINPTNECVDFCRFCGFSSHRKNPNPYTRNKEEVLKEAEDSINNGALELHIVGAHNPKLNLAWYCDVFLELKNRFPQIHLKALTAAEVNYLANLENISYKKVLEKMAENGVDSMPGGGAEIFDEQVREYVCKGKVDSKTWLEIHGYWHSLGKKSNATMLFGHVESREHRIDHLFRLYAQQEKSGGFNAFIPLVYQKHNNFLNVKEFPTGQEILKTISISRIILSNIPHIKAYWATLGINMALLAQEFGADDIDGTIQRESIQSASGSKSLNGISKRELVSFICDSGFIPVERDSLYNEIHTYSREEINAIL, encoded by the coding sequence ATGATTAATTTTGAAGAAGCATTAAAATTATATGACTTGGATATTTATACTTTAGGAAACATGGCAAATGAAATTAGAGAAAAGTATTTTGATAAAAAGGTGTTTTTTAACTCCAATAGACATATAAATCCTACGAATGAATGTGTTGATTTTTGTAGGTTTTGTGGATTTTCATCTCATAGAAAGAATCCAAATCCATACACGAGAAATAAAGAAGAAGTGCTAAAAGAAGCAGAAGATTCGATTAATAATGGTGCATTAGAACTTCATATAGTAGGAGCACATAATCCAAAGCTGAATCTTGCTTGGTATTGTGATGTATTTTTAGAGTTAAAAAATAGATTCCCACAAATACATCTAAAAGCACTAACAGCAGCAGAAGTAAATTATCTAGCAAATTTAGAAAATATATCTTATAAAAAAGTGTTAGAAAAAATGGCAGAAAATGGTGTTGATTCAATGCCGGGAGGAGGGGCAGAGATATTTGATGAACAAGTTAGAGAATATGTTTGTAAAGGTAAGGTGGATTCAAAGACTTGGCTAGAGATTCATGGATATTGGCACTCTTTGGGAAAGAAATCAAATGCCACAATGCTATTTGGTCATGTTGAATCTAGAGAACATAGAATCGACCATTTATTTAGACTTTATGCTCAACAAGAAAAAAGCGGTGGTTTTAATGCTTTTATACCTCTTGTGTATCAAAAGCATAATAATTTTTTGAATGTTAAAGAGTTTCCAACTGGGCAGGAAATTTTAAAGACAATTTCAATTTCTAGAATCATTTTATCAAATATACCTCATATTAAGGCTTATTGGGCTACATTGGGTATAAATATGGCACTACTAGCACAAGAGTTTGGTGCTGATGATATAGATGGAACTATTCAAAGAGAATCCATACAGAGTGCAAGCGGGAGCAAAAGCTTAAATGGAATCTCCAAAAGAGAGCTTGTGTCATTTATATGCGATAGTGGTTTTATACCTGTTGAGAGAGATAGCTTGTATAATGAGATACATACATATTCTAGGGAGGAAATAAATGCAATATTATAG